The Alcaligenes aquatilis genome contains the following window.
TTTGGAAGCGCAAATGGCCAATCTGGCCGATGAAATTGCTTACAACAATCACGATATTGATGACGGTCTGCGCTCTGGCTTGATTCGCTTGGAACAATTGCTGGAACTACGCCTGTTCCGTGCGCATTACGAGCATGTGCAGGCTCAGTATCCGGGCTTGAGTGGCCAGCGGCTGGTCGCTGAAATTATCCGTGGCATGATCAACACCCTGGTGGTGGATTTAACGGAAACCACGCGCGCCAAGCTGGAAGAACACCGTCCCGATAGTGCAGATGCAATCCGGAACCTTCCGCGCCTGGCCGGTTTTTCGCCCGAGCTGCGCGCCCAGGCCGATGAGCTTAAACGTTTTTTGCACGCCAATCTGTACCGTCATTACAAAGTGGTGCGCATGATGAACAAGGCGCAACACATCGTGCGTGACCTGTTTCAGGCGTTTGTGGATGATCCGCGTCTATTAGCAGCCGAACATAGGCGCGAAGATCCGATTGCACAGGCTCGTGCTGTGGCTGACTACATCGCTGGCATGACGGACCGTCATGCCATTCGTGAGCACGACGCTATTTTCAAGATGTAGGTTTTGCTTTAACGCTGCAGCAAAGGCTTCAAGTAACGCCCGGTATGGCTTTGCTCGCAAGCAGCAACAGTCTCCGGGGGGCCTTGCACCACAATTTGCCCACCGCCATGGCCGCCTTCTGGCCCCATGTCCACAATCCAGTCTGCGGTCTTGATCACATCCAGATTGTGTTCAATCACGACCACGCTATTGCCGGACTCAACCAGCTTGTCCAAAACTGCCAGCAAGACAGCAATGTCCTGAAAGTGCAGGCCAGTTGTGGGTTCGTCCAGCACATACAAGGTCTGGCCGGTGCTGCGTTTGGACAGTTCCAGTGACAGTTTCACCCGCTGCGCTTCACCACCAGACAGGGTGGTCGCGCTTTGACCCAGGCGGATGTAGGACAGACCCACATCGATCAAGGTGGTCAGTTTGCGTGCAACCGCAGGGACTGCATCA
Protein-coding sequences here:
- a CDS encoding deoxyguanosinetriphosphate triphosphohydrolase is translated as MQMLAAYACRPEQSRGRRYAEAAPQGRNAFQRDRDRIIHCNAFRLLEYKTQVFINHEGDLFRTRLTHSLEVAQLARAIARNLGLHEDLIEAISLAHDLGHTPFGHAGQDTLNSCMQELRPEAGGFEHNLQSLRIVDELEERYAAFNGLNLCFETREGILKHCSLKHARELGEVGQRFIDRSQPSLEAQMANLADEIAYNNHDIDDGLRSGLIRLEQLLELRLFRAHYEHVQAQYPGLSGQRLVAEIIRGMINTLVVDLTETTRAKLEEHRPDSADAIRNLPRLAGFSPELRAQADELKRFLHANLYRHYKVVRMMNKAQHIVRDLFQAFVDDPRLLAAEHRREDPIAQARAVADYIAGMTDRHAIREHDAIFKM